The Geobacter sp. AOG2 genome includes a window with the following:
- a CDS encoding LytTR family DNA-binding domain-containing protein, with the protein MTITVFIIDDEAPARRELRYLLEQVGDVDILGEASNPSQGVQGIRETKPQLVFLDIQLPGLSGIELAQVIRALPDKPLVVFATAFERFAVQAFNVDAFDYILKPFTLERVARSIHKAGKTLCTEVKAKVSVAPPEMPHGLDRPDIKRILVHRGGKMIPIPPESIVFIRAAEGETLIHTADGLFSSKNTLNTLESVLGPYSFVRVHRNSLVNLNCIVEIIPWFNGSCKLIMNDSCSSEVLVSRYNAKDLKHRLILGK; encoded by the coding sequence ATGACCATTACGGTATTTATCATCGACGATGAGGCGCCGGCCCGCCGGGAGTTGCGCTACCTGCTTGAACAGGTGGGGGATGTGGACATTCTGGGGGAGGCGTCCAACCCTTCCCAGGGAGTGCAGGGTATTCGCGAAACCAAGCCGCAGTTGGTGTTTCTGGACATCCAACTACCCGGCTTGAGCGGGATAGAATTGGCCCAGGTGATAAGGGCGCTGCCCGACAAGCCGCTGGTCGTCTTCGCCACCGCGTTCGAGCGGTTTGCCGTCCAGGCCTTTAACGTGGATGCCTTCGATTACATCCTCAAGCCATTCACCTTGGAGCGGGTGGCCAGGTCCATTCATAAGGCTGGGAAAACCCTTTGCACAGAGGTGAAGGCAAAAGTATCCGTAGCCCCCCCGGAGATGCCCCATGGTCTTGACAGGCCCGACATTAAGCGGATTTTGGTGCACCGGGGGGGGAAGATGATCCCCATACCTCCCGAAAGCATCGTTTTTATCCGCGCCGCGGAAGGGGAAACCCTGATCCACACGGCGGATGGCCTCTTTTCCTCGAAAAACACCCTCAACACCCTGGAAAGCGTCCTGGGCCCCTACTCCTTCGTCCGGGTCCACCGCAACTCGCTGGTCAACCTGAACTGTATCGTTGAGATCATCCCCTGGTTCAACGGCAGTTGCAAACTGATCATGAACGACAGTTGCAGTAGCGAGGTACTGGTCAGTAGGTACAATGCCAAGGACCTGAAACACCGCCTTATTTTAGGTAAATAG
- a CDS encoding alpha-hydroxy-acid oxidizing protein, which translates to MYEGLIESAEQESTGVSRRNFIKTAAVVGASVLAVQAVGRTEAHAAEDAKKEAKAASAAAAGGGAKKLSDVLKVAREKMYPRCRVCPECDGVACSGEVPGMGGIDSGKAFRNNLQALAKYDLNMRTFHDVKKPDTSLTLFGATLSMPILSGITGGVTYNMGLGGKVSEEEYAEGIIGGCVLAGTLGFAADGIGDPLSVYETRLKTVAKYRGHAVAQIKPRTQAEIIERIRLIEKAGAPFFAIDIDSAGRAARALPGKTVEPKTLKQLAEIVKSTKLPFLIKGVMTPEEAAMALEVGAAGIVVSNHGGRVMDHTPGTAQVLPAIADKVKGRMVILADGGVRYGADVLKMLALGANAVLVGRPLVRGSVGGGAEGVALMLKKMRDELVVAMTLTGTADVKKASRNILV; encoded by the coding sequence ATGTATGAAGGGTTGATCGAATCCGCAGAACAGGAAAGCACAGGGGTAAGTCGCCGTAATTTCATCAAAACAGCGGCAGTGGTAGGGGCCAGTGTGCTGGCGGTGCAGGCAGTTGGCCGCACCGAGGCCCACGCGGCAGAAGATGCGAAGAAGGAAGCCAAGGCGGCCTCGGCAGCCGCTGCCGGCGGCGGTGCCAAGAAGCTTTCCGACGTGCTTAAGGTCGCCCGCGAAAAGATGTATCCACGCTGCCGCGTCTGTCCCGAGTGCGACGGGGTTGCCTGTTCCGGTGAGGTGCCGGGCATGGGCGGGATCGATTCGGGCAAGGCCTTCAGGAATAATCTCCAGGCCCTTGCCAAATACGACCTGAACATGCGCACCTTCCACGACGTGAAAAAACCGGATACGAGCCTGACCCTGTTCGGCGCCACGCTGTCCATGCCGATCCTTTCCGGCATAACCGGGGGCGTGACCTATAATATGGGATTGGGAGGCAAAGTCAGCGAAGAGGAATACGCCGAGGGAATCATTGGCGGCTGCGTCCTGGCCGGCACCCTGGGGTTTGCGGCGGACGGTATCGGCGACCCGCTCTCCGTCTACGAGACCAGGCTGAAGACTGTTGCCAAGTACCGGGGACATGCCGTGGCTCAGATCAAACCGCGCACCCAGGCCGAAATCATCGAACGCATACGTCTGATCGAAAAGGCCGGCGCGCCGTTTTTTGCCATCGATATCGATTCGGCCGGCCGCGCCGCGCGCGCCCTGCCGGGCAAAACCGTCGAGCCCAAAACCTTGAAGCAGCTCGCAGAGATTGTCAAATCCACCAAACTCCCGTTTCTGATTAAAGGCGTCATGACGCCTGAGGAAGCGGCCATGGCGCTTGAGGTGGGCGCAGCCGGGATCGTCGTTTCGAACCACGGTGGCCGGGTTATGGACCACACACCGGGGACCGCCCAGGTATTGCCCGCAATTGCGGACAAGGTAAAGGGGCGGATGGTCATCCTGGCCGACGGTGGGGTGCGCTACGGTGCCGATGTGCTGAAGATGCTGGCCCTGGGCGCCAATGCGGTGCTGGTCGGCCGCCCGCTGGTCCGGGGCTCGGTAGGGGGTGGAGCCGAGGGTGTGGCGCTTATGCTTAAAAAGATGCGGGACGAGTTGGTCGTGGCAATGACCCTCACCGGTACTGCCGACGTGAAAAAGGCGAGCAGGAATATTCTGGTATAA
- a CDS encoding c(7)-type cytochrome triheme domain-containing protein, with protein sequence MRNVLVSVIALALYTLGTVVFATSDKALLYGGAGQGRVIFDGRLHASKGLVCKDCHSSIFDTKKKALMTMDDHFKAVACFTCHDGAKVFNDCEKCHRRF encoded by the coding sequence ATGCGAAACGTGTTAGTAAGTGTGATCGCCCTGGCTCTCTACACCCTGGGCACCGTGGTGTTCGCCACCAGTGACAAGGCGCTGCTGTACGGAGGGGCAGGGCAGGGCAGGGTCATATTTGACGGGAGACTCCATGCATCAAAGGGGCTGGTATGCAAGGATTGTCACAGCTCGATCTTCGATACGAAAAAGAAGGCCCTGATGACCATGGATGACCACTTCAAAGCCGTGGCATGCTTTACCTGCCACGATGGCGCAAAGGTGTTCAACGATTGCGAGAAGTGTCACCGAAGATTCTGA
- a CDS encoding substrate-binding domain-containing protein produces the protein MNNVFRLQSNILAVVITFCLTQAVFAQEVKLNGAASVVTDLVAPHQAAVERATGYKLVVSKSNAGKGLIDLIDGKCDAAMASASLDATVKAAKSAGLTKAVPDLKLHVIAKSEVVFVVHPSNPVKSLTWEQIKDIHTGKITNWKDVGGKDLPITVYTDAKASATRGLIKQVVMANSEYEASAKAVGFVKEVNDKVAMDASGIGGLGLGFVDPAQVTIVATKKIERPLGFITVGAPSPPMQKVMDAFKAASSK, from the coding sequence ATGAACAATGTTTTTCGGTTGCAAAGTAACATTCTGGCTGTCGTAATAACCTTCTGCCTGACCCAAGCGGTCTTTGCCCAGGAGGTCAAACTGAATGGGGCGGCCAGCGTCGTCACGGACCTTGTTGCGCCGCACCAGGCCGCCGTGGAAAGGGCCACCGGCTACAAGCTGGTTGTGAGCAAAAGCAATGCCGGCAAGGGGTTGATCGACCTTATCGATGGGAAATGCGACGCTGCCATGGCGTCGGCTTCCCTGGACGCCACCGTGAAGGCAGCCAAGTCGGCCGGACTCACCAAGGCGGTGCCGGACTTAAAGTTGCATGTCATCGCAAAATCCGAGGTGGTCTTTGTCGTGCACCCCTCCAACCCGGTGAAGAGTCTTACCTGGGAACAGATCAAGGACATTCACACCGGCAAGATCACCAACTGGAAGGATGTGGGGGGCAAAGACCTGCCGATTACCGTATATACCGATGCCAAGGCCAGCGCCACCCGTGGGCTGATCAAGCAGGTCGTCATGGCTAACAGCGAATATGAGGCCAGCGCCAAGGCGGTTGGTTTCGTGAAAGAGGTGAATGATAAGGTGGCTATGGATGCCAGCGGTATCGGTGGTCTCGGTCTCGGTTTCGTCGATCCGGCCCAAGTGACCATCGTCGCTACCAAGAAAATCGAGCGTCCGCTGGGCTTCATCACCGTTGGCGCACCGTCCCCCCCGATGCAGAAGGTTATGGACGCCTTCAAGGCGGCAAGCAGCAAATAG
- a CDS encoding DJ-1/PfpI family protein translates to MKWIRLRGIVIRMLIMSAFIAAALPAAAGADKPSAAQETPYERQPAPAARQVTVGVLIFPGFEMLDAYGPMEMWGTLKHAPARVWGGEEKRVGVRLVTIAAKRGEIPSNQGPRTQADFGYDTAPTLDFLVVPGGLGVLPLLKDPATMNWLRAQAGKARIVMSVCNGASLLAAAGILDDRPATTNKMAFYPSTAPGPKVKWVKKARWVDDGTVVTSSGVSAGMDMSLAVISRLYGNDIGAWLERVTEYDAHRDPSWDPFAAMAGLVE, encoded by the coding sequence ATGAAATGGATACGCCTTCGGGGTATCGTCATACGAATGTTGATCATGTCGGCGTTCATTGCCGCGGCTTTGCCCGCCGCGGCCGGGGCGGACAAACCGTCGGCGGCGCAGGAGACGCCCTATGAGCGGCAACCAGCACCGGCCGCCAGGCAGGTAACCGTCGGGGTGCTCATTTTCCCCGGCTTCGAGATGCTCGACGCCTATGGCCCCATGGAGATGTGGGGCACCCTGAAGCATGCGCCGGCCCGGGTATGGGGCGGCGAGGAGAAAAGGGTCGGCGTGCGCCTGGTCACCATCGCCGCCAAACGGGGCGAAATCCCCTCGAACCAAGGGCCGAGGACCCAGGCTGATTTCGGTTACGACACCGCTCCGACGCTCGATTTTCTGGTGGTGCCGGGCGGTCTGGGGGTGCTCCCCCTGCTGAAAGACCCGGCAACCATGAACTGGCTGCGGGCGCAGGCGGGGAAGGCCCGGATCGTCATGTCGGTCTGCAACGGAGCCTCACTGCTGGCTGCAGCCGGCATTCTCGATGATCGGCCGGCAACGACCAACAAGATGGCCTTTTACCCTTCGACCGCGCCGGGACCCAAGGTGAAATGGGTCAAGAAAGCGCGCTGGGTGGACGACGGCACGGTTGTCACGTCTTCCGGCGTCTCGGCAGGGATGGACATGAGCCTGGCGGTCATCTCACGTCTGTACGGCAATGACATTGGCGCCTGGCTTGAGCGCGTCACCGAGTACGACGCGCATCGCGACCCGTCGTGGGATCCTTTTGCCGCAATGGCGGGCCTGGTGGAGTAG
- a CDS encoding GlxA family transcriptional regulator, whose translation MKHQPRTSTTIDTPLLVTMAVYDGAEILDITGPLDVFVLANAVHRENGGTGTLYRVEIAAGAKDAVVVTSSGIRLLADTSWPDCSGADTFLVAGGPAAEQAPEDLVDCLRRTAPLARRVGSICTGAFILARAGLLEGRRAATHWAGAERLRRLYPHVDVHEDAIHIKDGSIYTSAGVTAGIDLALALLEEDFGRMLALDVARLMVLYFKRPGGQSQFSTGLLAQFHEVGPLAPTIQWIRDNYRRNLSNEALAEHASMSLRNFARVFKRETGATPAHFIERVRLEAAVKHLEETCHTLETVARECGFQSGEHFRVAFVRFFRITPGQYRDRFRSGTE comes from the coding sequence ATGAAACATCAGCCCCGCACATCCACCACCATCGACACCCCATTGCTCGTGACGATGGCCGTTTACGACGGCGCCGAGATCCTGGACATAACCGGCCCGCTGGATGTTTTCGTCCTTGCCAATGCCGTACACCGGGAAAATGGCGGCACGGGGACGCTCTATCGGGTAGAAATCGCGGCCGGCGCCAAAGACGCCGTTGTGGTGACGTCGTCTGGAATCAGGCTTTTGGCCGATACATCCTGGCCGGACTGTTCCGGAGCGGATACGTTTCTGGTGGCCGGCGGCCCGGCGGCAGAGCAGGCGCCGGAAGATCTGGTGGACTGCCTGCGCCGGACGGCGCCTCTGGCGCGGCGGGTCGGGTCCATATGCACCGGCGCCTTCATTCTTGCGCGGGCAGGACTGTTAGAAGGGCGGCGAGCGGCCACCCATTGGGCCGGTGCCGAACGGCTTCGCCGCCTCTATCCACATGTTGACGTCCATGAGGATGCCATCCATATCAAGGATGGTTCCATCTACACCTCGGCCGGAGTAACGGCGGGAATAGATCTGGCGCTAGCGCTGCTGGAGGAGGATTTCGGCCGCATGCTGGCGCTGGATGTGGCCCGGCTGATGGTGTTGTATTTCAAACGACCCGGGGGGCAGTCCCAATTCAGCACCGGTCTTCTGGCCCAATTTCATGAAGTGGGTCCCCTCGCTCCGACCATTCAGTGGATTCGCGACAACTATCGACGTAACCTGAGCAATGAAGCGCTGGCCGAACATGCTTCCATGAGCCTGCGCAATTTTGCCAGGGTCTTCAAACGGGAGACCGGCGCGACTCCTGCCCATTTTATCGAACGAGTTCGCCTTGAAGCAGCGGTCAAACACCTCGAAGAAACATGTCATACACTGGAAACCGTCGCCCGGGAGTGCGGTTTTCAGTCTGGCGAACACTTCAGGGTGGCTTTTGTGCGCTTCTTCAGGATCACCCCCGGCCAGTACCGGGACCGGTTCCGCTCAGGGACCGAATAA
- the gluQRS gene encoding tRNA glutamyl-Q(34) synthetase GluQRS has product MPDETPKLPVGRFAPSPTGALHTGSLATAVASWLMARSAGGRWLLRIDDLDAPRQVPGMADDIMQTLELFGLCWDGQVSRQSSNREAYRHYFSKLCETGLVYPCGCSRREIAQSASAPHPDDDCIPYPGTCRCGMRTGTTVRSWRLRVPDEQACFHDLHKGMICQDLGGRCGDFVVRRGDGEIAYQLAVVVDDHLTGVTQVVRGEDLLPSTPRQVYIQGLLGLERPVYCHIPLVTGPGGAKLSKRDNLVSHHLGNWRGKEGYLLLAVLRFLGQGLPHGMSGAPCDEILRWAVGCFDATSLPAIGGELAI; this is encoded by the coding sequence ATGCCTGACGAAACCCCCAAACTGCCCGTGGGTCGCTTTGCCCCGTCACCCACCGGCGCCCTGCATACCGGCTCCCTGGCGACGGCCGTGGCCAGTTGGCTCATGGCCCGGAGCGCGGGTGGGCGCTGGCTGCTGCGCATCGACGACCTGGATGCCCCGCGCCAGGTGCCGGGCATGGCCGACGACATCATGCAGACTCTGGAGCTTTTCGGACTCTGCTGGGATGGCCAGGTCTCCCGGCAGAGTTCCAATCGGGAGGCCTACCGACATTATTTCAGCAAATTGTGCGAAACCGGCCTGGTCTATCCCTGCGGCTGTTCGCGCCGGGAGATCGCTCAGTCCGCCTCGGCGCCCCATCCGGATGATGACTGCATCCCTTACCCCGGTACCTGTCGGTGCGGGATGCGGACAGGGACGACGGTCCGTTCCTGGCGCCTGCGCGTGCCGGACGAGCAGGCCTGTTTTCACGATCTGCACAAGGGGATGATCTGCCAGGATTTGGGGGGCCGGTGCGGGGATTTCGTGGTGCGGCGCGGGGATGGGGAGATCGCCTACCAATTGGCGGTGGTGGTGGATGACCACCTCACGGGGGTGACCCAAGTGGTGAGAGGTGAGGATCTGCTCCCCTCGACGCCGAGACAGGTCTACATTCAGGGGTTGCTCGGGCTTGAGCGGCCCGTCTACTGTCACATCCCCCTGGTGACCGGACCAGGTGGGGCAAAGCTCAGCAAGCGGGATAACCTGGTCTCCCATCATCTGGGGAACTGGCGCGGCAAAGAGGGATACTTGCTGCTGGCTGTACTCCGGTTTCTTGGGCAGGGGCTGCCGCACGGGATGAGCGGTGCACCATGCGACGAGATTCTCCGCTGGGCTGTCGGCTGTTTTGATGCCACCAGTCTGCCGGCCATAGGAGGGGAACTGGCCATCTAG
- the mnmH gene encoding tRNA 2-selenouridine(34) synthase MnmH, producing the protein MPQTISFTTSLLDTHCIIDVRTPLEFAEDHLPGAVNIPILTDEERVEVGTLYKQTGPQKARIRGLELTCGRFAAMVHDVIDQAAGRPVLVYCWRGGLRSLSMTILLEMSGYPVVQLKGGYRAFRNQVISYFEDFNPPGQLIVIHGMTGTGKTTFINGLDRESWTVIDLEGLACHRGSAFGEVGLVQAISQKRFDTLLWDAFRNAPDGRPVIVEGESQRIGKISLPGRVYEAMGDGCKIWCHASLETRVHRLSVEYACDEYREAMTVALERIRKKLGGVRYAEIKALLECWDVEGVARGLIEHYYDRLYYKNRPWIPDVEIDLEDFSVAGQRLAEFWGERQGHGPAPQ; encoded by the coding sequence ATGCCTCAAACCATATCATTCACCACGTCACTGTTGGACACGCACTGCATCATCGACGTCCGCACCCCGCTGGAATTCGCCGAGGACCATCTGCCCGGCGCAGTCAATATACCCATCCTCACTGATGAGGAGCGTGTAGAGGTCGGCACGCTCTATAAACAGACTGGTCCCCAAAAGGCCCGCATACGCGGCCTGGAACTTACCTGCGGCCGTTTTGCCGCCATGGTGCATGACGTCATCGACCAAGCGGCCGGCAGGCCGGTATTGGTCTACTGCTGGCGCGGCGGCCTGCGCAGCCTTTCCATGACCATACTGCTGGAGATGAGCGGCTACCCGGTGGTACAGCTCAAGGGTGGGTACCGGGCCTTTCGTAATCAGGTTATCTCCTACTTCGAAGATTTCAACCCTCCGGGACAGCTGATCGTCATCCACGGCATGACCGGCACCGGCAAGACCACCTTTATCAACGGCCTGGACCGGGAATCATGGACTGTGATCGACCTGGAAGGATTGGCCTGCCATCGCGGCTCCGCCTTCGGCGAGGTCGGGCTCGTCCAGGCAATCAGCCAGAAACGCTTTGATACCCTCCTGTGGGACGCATTCCGTAACGCCCCCGACGGCCGACCGGTCATTGTGGAGGGGGAAAGCCAGCGTATCGGCAAAATATCACTCCCCGGAAGAGTCTATGAGGCCATGGGCGATGGGTGCAAGATCTGGTGCCATGCCTCCCTGGAGACCCGGGTGCACCGGCTATCCGTGGAGTATGCATGTGATGAGTACCGGGAGGCCATGACCGTGGCCTTGGAACGGATCAGGAAGAAGCTGGGGGGAGTACGGTACGCCGAGATCAAGGCGCTCTTGGAGTGTTGGGACGTGGAAGGGGTTGCCCGGGGGTTGATTGAACACTACTACGACCGGCTCTACTACAAAAACCGCCCCTGGATTCCGGACGTGGAGATTGACCTGGAAGACTTCAGCGTGGCCGGTCAACGCCTGGCCGAGTTCTGGGGCGAACGACAGGGCCACGGGCCAGCCCCGCAGTAG